Proteins from one Streptomyces genisteinicus genomic window:
- a CDS encoding DUF397 domain-containing protein: MNHIYNGMPAAELGEDGWQKPWSGGNGGNCVETLKLADGRVAIRQSADPDGPALIYTRGEIAAFIQGAKSGKADFLVG, translated from the coding sequence ATGAATCACATATACAACGGAATGCCGGCCGCCGAACTCGGTGAGGACGGCTGGCAGAAGCCCTGGAGCGGCGGCAACGGGGGGAACTGCGTCGAGACGCTGAAGCTCGCGGACGGCCGGGTCGCCATCAGGCAGTCGGCCGATCCGGACGGACCGGCGCTGATCTACACCAGGGGTGAGATCGCCGCCTTCATCCAGGGCGCGAAGTCGGGGAAGGCCGACTTCCTGGTCGGCTGA
- a CDS encoding ATP-binding protein codes for MNRDALTTPLLDASPAVDASRYGFEVPARVESVSRARRLVCERLERWGVRDDVRDTALLVVSELVTNAVVHTGGSLVSCQLRRTEGQLRITVQDQGSAPTGPRVCHGLEEERGRGLLLVESLSTAWGTHDCEHSNGRVVWAELALHDAPFETVWSC; via the coding sequence GTGAACCGTGACGCGCTCACCACCCCCCTCCTGGACGCGAGTCCGGCCGTCGACGCTTCCCGGTACGGCTTCGAGGTGCCTGCCCGCGTCGAATCCGTCTCCCGCGCCAGACGGCTGGTGTGCGAGCGGCTGGAACGGTGGGGTGTGCGGGACGACGTCCGGGACACCGCCCTGCTCGTCGTCTCCGAGCTGGTGACCAACGCGGTCGTGCACACCGGCGGCAGCCTGGTCTCCTGTCAGCTCCGCCGCACCGAGGGGCAGTTGCGCATCACGGTGCAGGACCAGGGCAGCGCGCCCACCGGCCCCCGGGTCTGCCACGGGCTGGAGGAGGAGCGCGGCCGCGGGCTGCTGCTCGTCGAGTCCCTGAGCACCGCGTGGGGCACCCACGACTGCGAGCACAGCAACGGACGCGTGGTGTGGGCGGAACTCGCGCTCCACGACGCGCCGTTCGAGACGGTGTGGTCGTGCTGA
- a CDS encoding ATP-binding protein: protein MRLGTRLRELRRAAGLTMEELAEASGVSSRAISDMERGHSRTPQPRTLAALATALNVSDEERRRLEEDVRALRRGGTDARPGLCEPPRSVADFIGRADELAAVRRAAADGRRGGPAPVVLVHGQAGVGKTTLVLRAAEALRGDHPSGCLYVDLRGVDAAPPSAGDVAARLLRALHIPARAVAGSDEERCAQLRAVLRERRCLLVLDNAAGEAQVRPLLPGAGAGPVLVTCRRVLSGLEGVRRLPLAPLTPEESAALLRTVADQAALPSAAGDVAEVSRLCGHLPLALRIAGTRLSTRSGWSVRHLVERLSDEDRRLAALRTGDIGVGAAFALSHAQLSGTARRVFRRLAHLPGPDFTAPLVVLVTDDDPADIMDVLEELVELGLLQTRAADRYQLHDLLRLFAGERLRGEEPEGERAAVRLGMARRLLEVTVTAGRWFEPGFGAPPPTWSGPVPLATADEAAHWLRSEAENWLGALRIAAGAGEDRLVVETAEALHWFSDTAIAWRGWYEVYGLSRRSAAALGDRRLEATHLNYFSWAASACARRLDEALAAALAARDIAVADGDHKEEAWALQYAAQSLSLEGRLEEALELLRQALRPADLADDHDGYVHLLIRMGSAQESQGHYEEALATFRQALRELTRRPVSAHQGEAARARIFVYSAYALELLGRHTEALEQTAAALSTTTARETPALTCRVHLTRGLALAGLGDHRAARAELTRVVELADGVPLYNRFFSDEATRLLASLDG, encoded by the coding sequence ATGCGACTGGGAACGAGACTTCGCGAGCTGCGGCGCGCGGCCGGTCTGACGATGGAGGAGCTGGCCGAGGCGTCGGGGGTCAGTTCCCGGGCCATCAGCGACATGGAACGGGGGCACAGCCGCACCCCGCAGCCCCGCACGCTCGCCGCACTCGCCACCGCGCTGAACGTGAGCGACGAGGAGCGGCGGCGCCTGGAGGAGGACGTCCGCGCGCTGCGCCGCGGCGGCACGGACGCGCGCCCCGGGCTGTGCGAACCGCCCCGGTCCGTCGCCGACTTCATCGGCCGGGCTGACGAGCTGGCGGCGGTGCGCCGTGCCGCGGCCGACGGCCGGCGCGGCGGCCCCGCGCCGGTGGTCCTCGTGCACGGGCAGGCGGGGGTCGGCAAGACCACCCTCGTGCTGCGGGCCGCGGAAGCCCTCCGCGGCGACCATCCCAGTGGCTGCCTCTACGTCGATCTGCGCGGCGTCGATGCCGCGCCGCCCTCCGCGGGCGATGTCGCCGCACGGCTGCTGCGGGCGCTGCACATACCGGCACGGGCCGTCGCGGGCTCGGACGAGGAGCGGTGCGCGCAGCTGCGGGCGGTGCTGCGGGAGCGGCGCTGCCTGCTGGTGCTGGACAACGCCGCCGGTGAGGCGCAGGTGCGGCCGCTGCTGCCGGGCGCGGGCGCCGGGCCGGTGCTGGTGACCTGCCGGCGGGTGCTCAGCGGGCTGGAGGGGGTGCGGCGGCTTCCGCTGGCGCCGCTGACGCCCGAGGAGTCGGCGGCTCTGCTGCGGACGGTCGCCGACCAGGCGGCACTGCCCTCGGCGGCGGGGGATGTCGCGGAGGTGTCCCGGCTGTGCGGGCACCTGCCGCTGGCGCTGCGCATCGCGGGCACCCGTCTGTCCACCCGGTCCGGCTGGTCGGTGCGCCACCTCGTCGAGCGGCTCTCGGACGAGGACCGGCGGCTGGCCGCCCTGCGCACCGGCGACATCGGCGTGGGCGCCGCGTTCGCCCTCTCCCACGCACAGCTCTCGGGCACGGCGCGGCGGGTCTTCCGGCGTCTGGCCCACCTGCCGGGACCGGACTTCACCGCCCCGCTGGTCGTCCTGGTGACCGACGACGACCCGGCGGACATCATGGACGTGCTCGAGGAGCTGGTGGAGCTGGGACTGCTCCAGACACGCGCCGCCGACCGCTACCAACTCCACGACCTGCTCCGGCTCTTCGCCGGCGAGCGGCTGCGGGGCGAGGAGCCGGAAGGCGAGCGGGCGGCCGTCCGGCTCGGCATGGCGCGGCGGCTGCTGGAGGTCACGGTCACCGCGGGCCGGTGGTTCGAGCCCGGCTTCGGCGCCCCGCCCCCGACCTGGTCCGGTCCGGTACCGCTCGCCACGGCCGACGAGGCCGCCCACTGGCTGCGGTCCGAGGCGGAGAACTGGCTGGGGGCCCTGCGGATCGCCGCCGGGGCGGGCGAGGACCGGCTGGTCGTGGAGACGGCCGAGGCGCTGCACTGGTTCTCCGACACGGCCATCGCCTGGCGCGGCTGGTACGAGGTGTACGGGCTGTCCCGGAGGTCCGCCGCCGCGCTGGGCGACCGCCGGCTGGAAGCCACCCACCTCAACTACTTCTCGTGGGCGGCCAGTGCCTGCGCCCGGCGCCTCGACGAGGCACTGGCCGCCGCGCTCGCCGCCCGCGACATCGCGGTGGCGGACGGCGACCACAAGGAGGAGGCGTGGGCCTTGCAGTACGCCGCACAGTCCCTGTCCCTCGAAGGACGTCTCGAGGAGGCCCTGGAGTTGCTCCGGCAGGCCCTGCGACCGGCCGACCTCGCCGATGACCACGACGGGTACGTGCACCTGCTGATCCGCATGGGAAGCGCGCAGGAGAGCCAGGGGCACTACGAGGAGGCTCTCGCGACGTTCCGTCAGGCGCTGCGGGAGCTGACACGGCGTCCGGTGTCGGCGCACCAGGGAGAGGCGGCGCGGGCGAGGATCTTCGTGTACTCGGCGTACGCGCTGGAACTCCTCGGGAGGCACACAGAGGCGCTGGAGCAGACCGCGGCGGCCCTGTCGACGACGACGGCGCGGGAGACACCGGCGCTGACCTGCCGTGTCCACCTCACCAGAGGACTCGCGCTGGCCGGGCTGGGCGACCACCGGGCGGCCCGCGCCGAGCTGACCCGCGTCGTGGAGCTGGCCGACGGAGTGCCGCTGTACAACCGCTTCTTCTCCGACGAGGCCACCCGGCTCCTCGCCTCCCTGGACGGCTGA
- a CDS encoding helix-turn-helix domain-containing protein, protein MSEPRSAPTVGQVVLGRRLQDLRERAGLKREEAAKVLRVASGTIRRMETAEVALKIPYVQLLLGAYGVAEDEARGFVELAEEANRPGWWQRFHDVLPNWFSMYVSLEGAAALIRAYEPQFVPGLLQTEDYARAIMLGGAIGHTDPEEIERHVALRMERQELLARPDAPRLWVIMDETVLRRPVGGPGVMRAQAEKLLEASRLPHVTLQIAEFASGHHPGTYGPFVLFRFSVPELPDMVYSEYLTGAVYLDGRPEVATHLEVMDRMAAQAATAHRTREILDELRKEL, encoded by the coding sequence GTGAGCGAACCGCGGTCCGCCCCCACCGTGGGCCAGGTGGTTCTCGGCAGGCGTCTGCAGGATCTCCGGGAGCGCGCGGGTCTCAAGCGCGAGGAGGCGGCGAAGGTCCTGCGCGTGGCGTCGGGCACCATCCGCCGCATGGAGACCGCCGAGGTCGCCCTCAAGATCCCCTACGTCCAGCTGCTGCTCGGCGCGTACGGCGTCGCCGAGGACGAGGCCCGCGGATTCGTGGAGCTCGCCGAGGAGGCCAACCGGCCCGGCTGGTGGCAGCGCTTCCACGACGTCCTGCCCAACTGGTTCAGCATGTACGTCAGCCTGGAGGGGGCGGCCGCCCTCATCCGTGCGTATGAACCGCAGTTCGTCCCCGGGCTGCTCCAGACCGAGGACTACGCGCGGGCCATCATGCTCGGCGGCGCCATCGGCCACACCGATCCGGAGGAGATCGAGCGGCATGTCGCCCTGCGCATGGAGCGCCAGGAACTGCTCGCCCGCCCGGACGCGCCCCGACTCTGGGTGATCATGGACGAGACGGTGCTGCGCAGGCCCGTCGGCGGCCCCGGTGTGATGCGCGCCCAGGCGGAGAAGCTGCTGGAGGCATCCCGGCTGCCCCATGTGACCCTCCAGATCGCAGAGTTCGCGAGCGGACACCACCCCGGTACCTACGGGCCGTTCGTGCTGTTCCGGTTCTCGGTCCCCGAGCTGCCGGACATGGTCTACAGCGAGTACCTGACCGGCGCCGTCTACCTGGACGGGCGCCCCGAGGTCGCCACGCATCTGGAGGTGATGGACCGCATGGCGGCACAGGCCGCGACGGCACACCGCACGAGGGAGATTCTGGATGAACTCCGCAAGGAGCTGTGA